The Collimonas fungivorans Ter331 genome has a segment encoding these proteins:
- a CDS encoding LysR family transcriptional regulator yields the protein MYRLRFDLSDLQAMVAVVEQGGFRAAALALNISQPALSRRIGKLEDALNVKLFERTTRRVALTLVGREFFAKAVEILDGVETSLHNISDISYTHFGQITVACVPSIAHNFLAPILQRFNAQFPSIRIRIVDEGAHEVLNNVARGDSDFGINFLGTQEQGIDFEPIMRESFVMACLPGHPLARRRAVGWQDIGKYPYMTVAKSSGNRMMLDMAMAPSEKQPASFIEVRHVSTLLEMVKAGLGIAVVPQLAMPSDHLSVLRAIPLKEPAITRTLGIIRRSGRVFSPAAQNLYEMLKEASACTPTA from the coding sequence ATGTATCGACTACGTTTTGATTTAAGCGACCTGCAAGCCATGGTGGCGGTGGTGGAGCAGGGTGGTTTCCGGGCGGCGGCGCTGGCGCTGAATATCTCGCAGCCGGCGCTGTCACGCCGTATCGGCAAGCTGGAAGACGCACTCAACGTCAAACTGTTTGAACGCACTACCCGGCGCGTGGCGCTAACCCTGGTAGGGCGTGAGTTTTTCGCCAAGGCAGTCGAGATCCTCGATGGCGTCGAAACGTCTTTGCACAACATCAGCGACATTTCCTATACGCATTTTGGCCAGATCACGGTGGCCTGCGTGCCTTCGATAGCACACAATTTTCTGGCGCCGATCCTGCAGCGCTTCAATGCGCAATTTCCCTCGATTCGCATCCGCATCGTGGACGAAGGGGCACATGAAGTGCTGAACAACGTTGCCCGCGGAGATTCCGATTTCGGCATCAATTTTCTCGGCACGCAGGAACAGGGCATCGACTTCGAACCGATCATGCGGGAGAGTTTTGTGATGGCCTGCTTGCCCGGCCATCCATTGGCGCGCCGGCGCGCCGTCGGCTGGCAAGATATCGGCAAATATCCCTACATGACGGTAGCCAAATCGAGCGGTAACCGGATGATGCTGGATATGGCGATGGCGCCGTCGGAAAAACAGCCCGCTTCGTTCATTGAAGTGCGCCATGTTTCAACGTTGCTTGAGATGGTGAAGGCCGGGCTCGGCATTGCCGTGGTGCCGCAACTTGCGATGCCGTCGGATCACTTAAGCGTCCTGCGCGCAATCCCGCTCAAGGAGCCGGCTATCACGCGTACATTGGGCATTATTCGCCGATCCGGCCGCGTGTTCTCGCCAGCTGCGCAGAATCTCTATGAAATGCTGAAAGAGGCATCAGCATGTACGCCCACGGCATGA
- a CDS encoding substrate-binding domain-containing protein gives MKQTIYRLFALGAVSLALLSSAAQAEEVNVMISGGFTAAYKALAPQFEAATGNTLSTAFGPSMGKAPEAIPNRLERGESADVVIMVGYALSDLIKQGKVDADSRVDLADSRIGMAVKAGAAKPDISTVEGLKSAMLNAKSIAYSDSASGVYIERELFKKLGIEEQVKPKARMIQKTPVGSLVASGEFELGFQQVSEILPVQGVDFVARIPEQVQSITTFSAGIPVGAKHPDAARALIRYLASPEARDEVIKSGLDPKH, from the coding sequence ATCAAACAAACAATTTACCGACTGTTCGCTCTCGGCGCGGTCAGCCTGGCCCTATTGTCCAGCGCGGCTCAGGCTGAAGAGGTCAACGTGATGATTTCGGGCGGCTTCACTGCGGCCTACAAAGCATTGGCGCCTCAATTCGAGGCGGCTACCGGCAACACCTTGTCCACCGCCTTCGGCCCCTCGATGGGCAAGGCGCCGGAGGCGATTCCCAACCGCCTCGAACGCGGCGAATCGGCCGATGTCGTGATCATGGTCGGTTATGCGCTGAGCGACCTGATCAAGCAGGGCAAAGTCGATGCCGACAGTCGCGTCGACCTGGCCGATTCCCGCATCGGCATGGCGGTCAAAGCGGGTGCTGCGAAGCCAGACATCAGCACGGTGGAGGGTTTGAAATCAGCCATGCTCAACGCTAAATCGATCGCCTATTCCGACAGCGCGAGCGGCGTCTATATCGAGCGCGAACTGTTCAAAAAGCTGGGTATCGAAGAACAAGTCAAACCAAAAGCACGCATGATCCAGAAAACTCCCGTCGGATCGCTGGTGGCTAGCGGCGAATTCGAACTAGGCTTCCAGCAGGTAAGCGAAATTCTACCGGTGCAAGGGGTCGACTTTGTCGCCAGGATTCCGGAGCAGGTCCAAAGCATCACCACGTTCTCAGCCGGAATACCGGTCGGCGCCAAACATCCGGATGCCGCTCGTGCATTGATCCGTTACCTAGCCTCGCCCGAGGCGCGCGACGAAGTGATCAAAAGCGGACTGGATCCGAAGCATTAA
- a CDS encoding sensor histidine kinase, with protein MVVSALAQEPGGYLWIGTPNGLFRYDGARFQRFELRQGLPTPYITALHVDGSGRLWVGTTEGLYLWQGQRFVSMQFQNVQFAFYQGQTFATLGPDRLLVTSRDRLWLLLSADQGHSWQAHEFFDAEQLSLHPEMKTLFSIYVGPHGDLWMGCDLTLCHYDQGKLSVLGKESGLPAGENWHAILHDRQGMLWARGSHKIFVLPPGGHVFQDRSPDPNQQQKAHGVPFLAMDATGRIFSRQDEGILRWNGKSWESFSESSGLIVGGGINSILFDRDGGVWLGSAGHGLIHWIGYPNWENWTSRQGLPSNVVLSFLRDRQNLLHVGTRSGSAILQKNGYFSVTAGTYGGTSHQWANMAEDAQGNIWAGSLSGLLVRRGSGTETDVKVAQLPSINSLFFDRSGQLWIATEIGIYSIKQPQSNPVPVKVTEFLSIEDIDAYQGCEGRDGVLWFVTDKGLLRFDGVHWRKPRTRPAAQVFQPAAIACTENETLWLGAEAGNVWHGVVRGEAVDISEVTPPLLQNRSVLALFEDSRGWLWVSTDTGISVWNHKQWRFFNQDSGLVWNDTDMRSFYEDSDGSMWVATSGGASHILRPESLFAPLQLDVLVESIGRDGETLARGQPVRLPWSSGPLNFKLAALSYQNRETLNFRYRMQGLEPDWSKTSVPEVRYAALPPGHYRFQVAADNAPMQAYSSTAEVEVVILPPWWSTWTFYAFCGLLSLLLLYLMHRYRVRRLEARQQLKEQQAQERAYELEASREEERKHLTREIHDELGQHLSALRMGVSVVGLEFGGKNPSLQGKIERMVTLVDATIKVVRNVVSSLRPSALDMGIVSALEWLTEEFTANTGIPCRLDVREENIVLDDKRTTTIFRIAQESLTNISRHAQASRVEISLERKEKHYLLEIRDNGRGFDVSVQKKKSFGLVGIRERAHMLGGEVSIFSEPGAGATIRVSIPIADAAENQ; from the coding sequence ATGGTTGTCAGCGCCCTGGCGCAGGAGCCTGGCGGCTATCTGTGGATTGGCACCCCGAACGGTTTGTTCCGCTACGACGGCGCGCGCTTCCAGCGTTTTGAACTGCGCCAAGGATTGCCCACGCCGTATATCACCGCACTGCATGTCGACGGCAGCGGCCGGCTGTGGGTCGGCACCACCGAAGGTTTATACCTGTGGCAGGGGCAGCGTTTCGTGTCCATGCAATTTCAAAATGTACAATTCGCTTTCTATCAAGGACAGACCTTCGCCACCCTGGGGCCGGACCGTCTGCTGGTGACCAGCCGGGACCGCTTGTGGCTGTTGTTGTCCGCGGACCAAGGCCATTCCTGGCAGGCTCATGAGTTTTTCGATGCAGAGCAACTGTCGCTTCATCCCGAGATGAAAACCCTGTTCAGCATCTATGTCGGTCCGCACGGAGATTTGTGGATGGGATGCGACCTCACGCTGTGCCATTACGACCAGGGGAAGCTGTCGGTCCTGGGGAAGGAAAGCGGTTTGCCCGCCGGCGAAAATTGGCACGCCATTCTTCATGACCGTCAAGGCATGCTCTGGGCGCGTGGCAGTCACAAGATATTTGTGCTGCCGCCAGGTGGCCATGTCTTCCAGGACCGTTCGCCAGACCCGAACCAGCAGCAGAAGGCGCACGGAGTCCCGTTCCTGGCGATGGACGCCACCGGCAGGATTTTCAGCCGGCAAGACGAAGGCATCCTGCGCTGGAACGGCAAGAGCTGGGAATCCTTTAGCGAGTCCAGCGGACTGATAGTAGGCGGCGGCATCAATTCCATCCTGTTTGATCGCGACGGCGGCGTCTGGCTCGGATCGGCGGGCCATGGGCTGATACATTGGATAGGTTATCCGAACTGGGAGAACTGGACTTCCAGGCAAGGCCTGCCCAGCAATGTCGTGCTGTCGTTCTTGCGCGACCGGCAAAATTTGCTGCATGTCGGCACTCGTTCCGGTTCCGCCATATTGCAGAAGAATGGATATTTTTCCGTTACTGCAGGAACTTATGGCGGCACCTCCCATCAATGGGCCAATATGGCTGAAGATGCCCAGGGCAATATCTGGGCCGGCTCGCTTTCAGGGCTCCTGGTTCGCCGTGGGAGCGGTACCGAAACGGACGTCAAGGTCGCTCAGCTGCCATCGATCAATAGCCTGTTTTTCGACCGCTCTGGACAACTCTGGATTGCTACCGAGATCGGCATTTACAGCATCAAGCAGCCGCAATCCAATCCGGTTCCGGTAAAAGTAACGGAGTTTCTTTCGATTGAGGATATCGACGCCTACCAAGGCTGCGAGGGCCGGGACGGGGTGCTGTGGTTTGTTACCGACAAAGGGCTGCTGCGTTTTGACGGTGTGCATTGGCGCAAGCCGCGAACTAGGCCGGCGGCGCAGGTTTTCCAGCCTGCCGCCATCGCTTGCACCGAGAACGAAACATTGTGGCTGGGCGCTGAAGCGGGGAATGTCTGGCATGGCGTCGTACGGGGCGAGGCGGTGGACATCAGCGAGGTGACGCCACCGCTGCTGCAGAATCGGTCGGTGTTGGCGTTGTTCGAAGACAGCCGGGGCTGGTTATGGGTATCCACGGATACCGGAATCAGTGTATGGAATCACAAGCAATGGCGGTTTTTCAACCAGGATAGCGGGCTGGTATGGAACGACACGGACATGCGCTCCTTTTACGAAGACAGCGACGGCTCGATGTGGGTAGCAACCAGCGGCGGCGCCTCCCACATCCTGCGGCCGGAATCGCTGTTTGCGCCATTGCAGCTGGATGTGCTGGTGGAAAGCATCGGGCGCGACGGCGAAACCCTTGCCCGCGGCCAGCCTGTGCGCTTGCCGTGGAGCTCCGGCCCGCTCAATTTCAAGCTGGCTGCATTGTCTTACCAGAACCGCGAGACCCTGAATTTTCGTTACCGCATGCAAGGGCTGGAACCTGACTGGTCGAAGACCAGCGTCCCCGAAGTGCGCTACGCGGCTTTGCCTCCAGGCCATTATCGTTTCCAGGTGGCGGCCGACAATGCCCCCATGCAGGCCTATTCTTCGACGGCGGAAGTCGAGGTCGTGATCTTGCCGCCGTGGTGGTCTACCTGGACGTTCTACGCTTTTTGCGGCTTGCTGTCGCTGCTGCTTCTGTATCTGATGCATCGCTACCGCGTGCGCAGGCTGGAGGCCCGCCAACAGCTCAAGGAACAGCAGGCACAGGAGCGCGCTTATGAACTGGAAGCGTCGCGGGAGGAAGAGCGCAAGCACCTGACGCGCGAAATCCATGATGAGCTGGGTCAGCACCTGTCGGCTTTGCGCATGGGCGTGTCGGTGGTGGGCCTGGAGTTCGGAGGGAAAAATCCATCGCTGCAAGGAAAAATCGAACGCATGGTGACACTGGTCGACGCTACCATCAAGGTCGTGCGCAATGTCGTGTCGTCGCTGCGGCCGTCGGCGCTGGACATGGGAATAGTGTCGGCGCTGGAGTGGCTGACCGAAGAATTTACCGCCAATACCGGCATTCCGTGCCGCCTCGATGTGCGCGAGGAAAACATTGTCCTGGATGACAAGCGGACCACGACCATTTTCCGTATCGCGCAGGAATCATTGACCAATATCAGCCGCCATGCGCAAGCGAGCCGGGTAGAAATCAGCCTGGAGAGGAAGGAAAAACATTACTTGCTGGAGATACGCGATAACGGCAGGGGTTTTGATGTCAGCGTACAAAAAAAGAAATCATTCGGCCTGGTCGGGATCCGCGAACGGGCTCACATGCTCGGCGGCGAGGTGAGTATTTTCAGCGAGCCCGGCGCCGGCGCCACGATCAGGGTGTCGATTCCCATCGCCGATGCGGCAGAGAATCAATGA
- a CDS encoding MFS transporter, with product MTAIAAATPSKFGTVLRVTSGNFMEMFDFFLFGFYATYISKTFFPSGDEFASLMLTFMTFGAGFLMRPLGAILLGAYVDRVGRRQGLIVTLALMALGTVLIAFVPGFATIGYLAPFLVLIGRLLQGFSAGVELGGVSVYLAEMATPGNKGFYVSWQSASQQVAIIVAAALGYALNIWLTPLQIGSWGWRVPFFIGCMIVPVLFMIRRSLQETEEFMKRKQRPDTRAIFRSMLDNWGLVITGMMLVAMTTVSFYLITIYTPTFGKNVLKLSTADSLIVTLCVGISNFIWLPIMGALSDRIGRRPILIFFTVLTVLSAYPAMTWLTSAPSFEKMLVVELWLSFLYASYNGAMVVALTEVMPVEVRTAGFSLAYSLATAIFGGFTPAIATALIEATGDKAAPGLWMTFAAVCGLIATLVLYRKRSVKYRPDSEEQYPIQNAP from the coding sequence ATGACAGCCATCGCAGCAGCAACTCCGTCGAAATTCGGCACGGTCCTCCGTGTCACCAGCGGTAATTTCATGGAAATGTTCGACTTTTTCCTGTTCGGATTTTACGCCACCTACATTTCCAAAACCTTCTTTCCCTCGGGCGACGAATTCGCCTCATTGATGCTGACTTTCATGACCTTCGGCGCCGGCTTTTTGATGCGTCCGCTCGGCGCCATCCTGCTCGGCGCCTACGTCGACCGCGTCGGCCGCCGCCAGGGTTTGATCGTGACCCTGGCCCTGATGGCGCTTGGCACGGTTCTGATTGCTTTCGTGCCGGGCTTTGCGACCATAGGCTATCTGGCGCCATTCCTGGTGCTGATCGGCCGTTTGCTACAAGGTTTTTCCGCCGGCGTCGAACTGGGCGGCGTCTCGGTCTATCTGGCTGAGATGGCAACGCCGGGCAACAAGGGCTTCTACGTCAGCTGGCAATCGGCCAGCCAGCAGGTGGCGATCATCGTCGCGGCAGCATTGGGCTACGCACTTAACATATGGTTGACCCCGCTGCAAATTGGTTCCTGGGGCTGGCGTGTTCCGTTCTTCATCGGTTGCATGATCGTGCCGGTACTGTTCATGATCCGCCGCTCCTTGCAGGAAACGGAGGAGTTCATGAAACGCAAGCAGCGTCCCGATACGCGTGCCATTTTCCGCTCGATGCTCGACAACTGGGGCCTGGTGATCACCGGGATGATGCTGGTGGCGATGACCACCGTCTCGTTCTACCTGATCACAATTTACACTCCAACTTTCGGCAAGAACGTACTCAAGCTCAGTACTGCCGACAGCCTGATCGTGACCCTGTGCGTTGGCATTTCCAACTTTATCTGGCTGCCGATCATGGGCGCGCTGTCGGACCGGATCGGTCGTCGTCCTATCCTGATTTTCTTCACCGTGCTGACCGTTCTGAGCGCCTATCCAGCCATGACCTGGCTAACCAGCGCACCCAGTTTCGAGAAGATGCTGGTGGTCGAGCTGTGGCTGTCGTTCCTGTATGCCAGCTACAACGGGGCTATGGTCGTCGCGCTGACCGAGGTAATGCCGGTCGAGGTGCGCACAGCTGGCTTTTCCCTGGCCTACAGCCTGGCGACAGCGATTTTTGGCGGCTTCACGCCGGCTATCGCCACCGCGTTGATCGAAGCGACGGGCGATAAGGCCGCGCCGGGCTTATGGATGACATTTGCCGCAGTGTGCGGACTGATCGCGACGCTGGTGCTGTACCGCAAACGCAGCGTTAAATATCGGCCAGACTCCGAGGAACAATACCCCATCCAAAACGCGCCTTAA
- a CDS encoding discoidin domain-containing protein → MGGTPAVRVIKHPGAPLTLSDLQTLKAYVDQGKEPWKSAYNQLANDGKAHLTYGMAGPFAKVSRAPDANLWPWRKDMVAIWNLSRMWYFTQDDRYAKKAREILIAWASTQTEFSGRESMLDLGDYALQVVGGADILRSTWPGWTEADTAIVKKYFKDVLMPASNPYGESSFGAANKGALALTALGLLAIYNDDIEALDKVVYQARTLAHIGLRNSNDIGMLGDYLRDQGHSYGQLKSLTMLAEALWSQGIDIYSDLDNRLLAAGEYFARVNELVPTVALPFGTTDAYYTSDRTGHGWNGANGGSVALTQIYGAYVLRKGLQAPFIAQRRLWMPVDGDSFMFLKDSDTTKATPPPALPIPSTTSITSGFSNADIGGAAPAGGATYADGKWIVQGAGNDIFWRTQDAFHFTYKAITGNGAIIAKVESVQNTSPAAVAGVMIRTSLEQGAPRAWMAIASRGNAEQNMQKLAVYGGSNYGTKALGIASATPSYWVKLERVGNIITGYLSPDGTNWAATDVGRIDAPVPDTIYVGLVVSSVANNTLNSSTFSNVQITGGDGGAPSVIPAAPAMLLASPGDGAVPLRWQASFGATSYTVKRAAFSGGPTTTVASGVTGSSYTDKSVINGTTYYYTVTATNAAGTSDNSPADSATPEHPMVNVATGGAANDSANNPTNARSAFDQNSGTEWFHTGVSGWLQYDLGHTERVQRYTVISANDRDPRDPKDWQFQGSTDGSTWTTLDTQSNQVFATRLKLKTYTIANPASYRYYRLNITANNGDSTFTDLAEFGLFASKP, encoded by the coding sequence GTGGGAGGTACTCCAGCGGTCCGCGTTATCAAGCATCCGGGCGCTCCGCTCACCCTCTCGGATCTCCAGACTCTCAAGGCGTACGTCGATCAGGGCAAGGAGCCGTGGAAGTCCGCCTACAACCAGTTGGCGAATGACGGCAAGGCCCATCTCACCTATGGCATGGCAGGCCCGTTCGCGAAAGTGAGCCGCGCCCCGGACGCGAATCTCTGGCCCTGGCGCAAGGACATGGTCGCGATCTGGAATCTCTCGCGGATGTGGTATTTCACCCAGGACGACCGATACGCGAAGAAGGCGCGCGAGATCCTTATCGCGTGGGCGAGCACCCAGACTGAATTCTCGGGTCGCGAGTCGATGCTCGATCTGGGCGATTACGCTCTCCAGGTCGTGGGCGGCGCGGACATCCTGCGCAGCACATGGCCGGGCTGGACGGAAGCCGACACGGCGATCGTCAAGAAATACTTCAAGGACGTCCTGATGCCAGCATCGAACCCCTATGGCGAGAGCTCCTTCGGTGCCGCCAACAAGGGCGCACTGGCCCTCACCGCTCTTGGACTGCTGGCGATCTACAACGACGACATCGAGGCATTGGACAAGGTGGTCTATCAGGCTCGTACGCTAGCCCATATCGGACTGCGCAATTCCAACGACATCGGCATGCTCGGCGACTACCTTCGCGACCAAGGACATTCTTATGGACAGCTCAAGTCGCTGACCATGCTCGCCGAGGCGCTCTGGAGCCAAGGCATCGACATCTATTCCGATCTTGACAATCGCCTGCTGGCCGCGGGTGAATATTTCGCGAGGGTGAACGAGCTCGTCCCCACGGTAGCGCTTCCTTTCGGCACCACCGATGCGTACTACACCTCCGACCGCACCGGGCACGGCTGGAACGGAGCCAATGGCGGGAGCGTGGCGCTGACCCAGATTTATGGCGCCTACGTTCTCCGCAAGGGGCTCCAGGCACCCTTCATCGCGCAGAGGCGCCTCTGGATGCCGGTGGACGGCGACAGCTTCATGTTCCTCAAGGATTCCGACACCACGAAGGCGACGCCGCCGCCGGCGCTGCCGATTCCGTCGACTACCTCGATCACCTCGGGATTCAGCAATGCTGACATCGGGGGCGCCGCCCCGGCGGGCGGGGCCACATACGCCGACGGCAAATGGATAGTGCAGGGAGCGGGTAACGATATCTTCTGGCGCACGCAAGACGCTTTCCACTTCACCTACAAGGCCATCACCGGCAATGGCGCCATCATCGCGAAAGTCGAGTCCGTCCAGAACACCAGTCCGGCCGCAGTGGCGGGCGTGATGATCCGCACAAGCCTGGAACAAGGGGCTCCGCGCGCCTGGATGGCCATCGCTAGCAGAGGCAATGCCGAACAGAACATGCAGAAACTCGCCGTGTATGGTGGTTCGAACTATGGGACCAAAGCCCTGGGCATCGCCAGCGCCACGCCCTCGTACTGGGTGAAGCTCGAGCGCGTCGGGAACATCATCACCGGCTACCTTTCTCCCGATGGCACCAATTGGGCTGCCACCGATGTCGGCCGCATCGATGCCCCTGTTCCCGATACGATCTATGTCGGCCTGGTGGTCTCCTCAGTCGCCAATAACACCCTGAACAGCTCCACCTTCAGCAATGTGCAGATCACCGGCGGCGACGGTGGTGCGCCGAGCGTCATCCCAGCGGCGCCCGCCATGCTGCTGGCCTCGCCGGGCGATGGCGCGGTCCCGCTGCGCTGGCAGGCGTCCTTCGGCGCCACCAGCTACACGGTCAAGCGCGCCGCCTTCAGCGGCGGCCCAACCACAACCGTCGCGTCGGGTGTCACGGGCAGCAGCTACACGGACAAGTCGGTGATCAACGGCACGACCTACTACTACACCGTCACGGCGACCAACGCCGCCGGCACGAGCGATAATTCTCCCGCGGACAGCGCTACGCCGGAGCATCCGATGGTGAACGTCGCCACCGGTGGCGCCGCCAATGACAGTGCGAACAACCCGACCAACGCCAGAAGCGCCTTCGACCAAAACTCGGGGACGGAATGGTTCCACACGGGCGTGAGCGGCTGGCTGCAGTACGACCTCGGCCACACGGAGCGCGTCCAGCGCTATACGGTCATCAGCGCCAACGACAGGGACCCGCGCGATCCGAAGGACTGGCAGTTCCAGGGCTCCACCGACGGCTCTACCTGGACCACGCTCGACACCCAAAGCAACCAGGTGTTTGCCACACGCTTAAAGCTGAAGACCTACACGATCGCGAATCCGGCCTCCTATCGCTACTACCGGCTCAACATCACAGCCAATAATGGCGATAGCACCTTTACGGATCTCGCCGAATTTGGGCTGTTCGCGTCCAAGCCGTAG